A genomic stretch from Enterobacter oligotrophicus includes:
- the ppk1 gene encoding polyphosphate kinase 1, producing MGQEKLYIEKELSWLAFNERVLQEAADKSNPLIERMRFLGIYSNNLDEFYKVRFAELKRRIIISEEQGLNSHSRHLLGKIQSRVMKADQEFDGLYNELLLEMARNQIFLINERQLSVNQQSWLRHYFKHYLRQHITPILINRETDLVQFLKDDYTYLAVEIIRGENISYALLEIPSDKVPRFVNLPPETPRRRKPMILLDNILRYCLDDIFKGFFDYDALNAYSMKMTRDAEYDLVHEMEASLMELMSSSLKQRLTAEPVRFVYQRDMPDAMVEMLREKLTISRYDSIIPGGRYHNFKDFIGFPNVGKANLVNKPLPRLRHIWFDKFRNGFDAIRERDVLLYYPYHTFEHVLELLRQASFDPNVLAIKINIYRVAKDSRIIDAMIHAAHNGKKVTVVVELQARFDEEANIHWARRLTEAGVHVIFSAPGLKIHAKLFLISRKEGDDVVRYAHIGTGNFNEKTARIYTDYSLLTADARITNEVRRVFNFIENPYRPVSFDYLLVSPQNSRRLLYDMIDKEIANAQKGLSSGITLKLNNLVDKGLVDRLYAASSSGVPVNLLIRGMCSLIPELEGISDNIRVISIVDRYLEHDRIYIFDNAGDKRVYLSSADWMTRNIDYRIEVAAPLLDPRLKQQILDIIEILFSDTVKARYIDKELSNRYVPRGNRRKVRSQLAIYDYIKSLEQPD from the coding sequence ATGGGTCAGGAAAAGTTATACATCGAGAAAGAGCTAAGCTGGTTAGCATTCAACGAACGTGTACTTCAGGAAGCGGCTGACAAAAGTAATCCGCTGATCGAACGTATGCGTTTTTTAGGTATTTATTCCAATAACCTGGATGAATTCTATAAGGTTCGCTTTGCCGAACTGAAACGTCGAATCATCATCAGTGAAGAACAGGGCTTAAACTCGCACTCGCGCCATCTGCTGGGCAAAATACAGTCTCGCGTGATGAAAGCCGATCAGGAATTTGATGGTCTCTATAATGAGTTGCTGCTGGAAATGGCACGTAACCAAATCTTCCTGATCAACGAACGTCAGCTTTCCGTCAACCAACAAAGCTGGCTACGCCACTACTTCAAACATTATCTGCGCCAGCACATCACACCCATTTTAATCAATCGGGAAACCGATCTGGTGCAGTTCCTGAAAGATGATTACACCTACCTGGCGGTAGAAATCATTCGTGGCGAGAACATCAGCTACGCGTTGCTGGAAATTCCGTCCGATAAAGTTCCCCGCTTTGTGAACCTGCCGCCGGAAACCCCGCGCAGACGCAAGCCAATGATTCTGCTGGATAACATTCTTCGCTACTGCCTGGACGACATCTTTAAAGGCTTCTTCGATTACGATGCGTTAAACGCCTACTCGATGAAGATGACCCGTGACGCCGAATATGATCTGGTGCACGAGATGGAAGCCAGCCTGATGGAGCTGATGTCATCCAGCCTTAAGCAACGCCTGACAGCAGAGCCGGTACGTTTCGTTTATCAACGCGATATGCCCGATGCGATGGTGGAAATGCTGCGCGAGAAGCTGACGATCTCCCGCTACGACTCAATTATCCCCGGCGGGCGTTACCATAACTTTAAAGACTTTATTGGCTTCCCGAACGTCGGCAAAGCCAATCTGGTGAACAAACCGCTGCCGCGCCTGCGCCATATCTGGTTCGATAAGTTCCGCAACGGGTTCGACGCCATCCGCGAGCGCGATGTGCTGCTCTACTATCCGTACCATACCTTTGAACACGTGCTGGAACTGTTGCGTCAGGCGTCGTTCGATCCGAACGTGCTGGCCATCAAAATCAACATCTACCGCGTGGCGAAAGACTCACGCATCATCGATGCGATGATCCACGCCGCGCATAACGGTAAAAAAGTCACCGTGGTGGTTGAGCTACAGGCGCGATTCGATGAAGAGGCGAATATTCACTGGGCGCGGCGTCTGACGGAAGCGGGCGTACACGTCATCTTCTCTGCGCCGGGGCTGAAAATTCACGCCAAGCTGTTCCTGATCTCGCGTAAAGAGGGTGATGACGTGGTGCGCTACGCCCACATCGGCACCGGTAACTTTAACGAGAAAACCGCGCGAATTTATACCGACTACTCGCTCTTAACCGCCGACGCGCGCATCACCAACGAAGTGCGCCGGGTGTTTAACTTTATCGAAAACCCGTACCGGCCGGTGAGTTTCGACTATCTGCTGGTTTCACCGCAGAACTCGCGCCGCCTGCTGTACGATATGATCGATAAAGAGATCGCCAATGCGCAGAAAGGGCTGTCGTCCGGCATCACGCTGAAGCTCAACAACCTGGTCGACAAAGGACTGGTGGACAGACTTTATGCCGCCTCCAGCTCAGGCGTGCCTGTCAATTTGCTCATTCGCGGTATGTGCTCACTCATCCCGGAGCTGGAAGGCATCAGCGACAATATTCGCGTGATCAGCATCGTGGACCGCTATCTGGAGCACGATCGCATCTATATTTTCGATAACGCGGGCGATAAGAGAGTGTATCTCTCTTCCGCAGACTGGATGACGCGCAATATCGATTACCGAATTGAAGTTGCAGCACCGTTGCTTGATCCACGGCTGAAGCAGCAGATCCTCGATATTATCGAGATTTTATTCAGCGATACGGTGAAAGCACGCTATATCGACAAAGAACTCAGTAACCGCTATGTGCCGCGCGGCAACCGCCGTAAAGTGCGGTCACAATTGGCGATTTACGACTATATCAAATCACTCGAGCAACCCGATTAA
- the guaB gene encoding IMP dehydrogenase — MLRIAKEALTFDDVLLVPAHSTVLPNTADLSTQLTKTIRLNIPMLSAAMDTVTEARLAIALAQEGGIGFIHKNMSIERQAEEVSRVKKHESGIVSDPQTVLPTTTLHEVKALTERNGFAGYPVVTEDNELVGIITGRDVRFVTDLNQPVSVYMTPKERLVTVREGETRDVVLAKMHEKRVEKALVVDSNFHLRGMITVKDFQKAERKPNACKDERGRLRVGAAVGAGAGNEERVDALVAAGVDVLLIDSSHGHSEGVLQRIRETRAKYPDLQIIGGNVATGAGARALAEAGCSAVKVGIGPGSICTTRIVTGVGVPQITAVSDAVEALEGTGIPVIADGGIRFSGDIAKAIAAGAAAVMVGSMLAGTEESPGEIELYQGRSYKSYRGMGSLGAMSKGSSDRYFQTDNAADKLVPEGIEGRVAYKGRLKEIIHQQMGGLRSCMGLTGCGTIDLLRTKAEFVRISGAGIQESHVHDVTITKESPNYRLGS, encoded by the coding sequence ATGCTACGTATCGCTAAAGAAGCACTGACGTTTGACGACGTCCTCCTCGTTCCCGCTCACTCCACCGTTCTGCCGAATACTGCCGATCTCAGCACGCAGTTGACGAAAACCATTCGCCTGAACATTCCTATGCTCTCTGCGGCAATGGACACCGTGACTGAAGCGCGCCTGGCGATTGCCCTGGCACAGGAAGGTGGCATCGGCTTTATTCACAAAAACATGTCTATCGAGCGTCAGGCCGAAGAAGTTAGCCGCGTGAAGAAACATGAATCCGGCATCGTGTCCGATCCACAGACCGTACTGCCAACCACCACGCTGCACGAAGTGAAAGCCCTGACCGAGCGTAACGGCTTTGCCGGTTATCCGGTTGTGACCGAAGATAACGAACTGGTAGGCATCATCACCGGTCGCGACGTGCGCTTTGTGACCGATTTGAACCAGCCTGTCAGCGTGTATATGACGCCGAAAGAGCGTCTGGTCACCGTGCGTGAAGGTGAAACCCGCGACGTGGTGCTGGCGAAAATGCACGAAAAACGCGTTGAAAAAGCGCTGGTGGTCGACAGCAATTTTCACCTGCGCGGCATGATCACCGTTAAAGATTTCCAGAAAGCAGAACGTAAACCGAATGCCTGTAAAGACGAGCGTGGACGCCTGCGCGTTGGTGCTGCAGTTGGCGCGGGTGCGGGCAACGAAGAGCGCGTTGATGCGCTGGTTGCGGCGGGCGTTGACGTGCTGCTGATTGACTCCTCACACGGCCACTCTGAAGGCGTTTTACAGCGTATCCGTGAAACCCGTGCGAAATACCCGGACCTGCAGATCATCGGCGGTAACGTTGCGACGGGCGCTGGCGCTCGCGCGCTGGCGGAAGCCGGTTGCAGCGCAGTCAAAGTCGGTATCGGCCCTGGCTCTATTTGTACAACGCGTATCGTGACCGGCGTGGGTGTTCCACAGATTACCGCCGTGTCCGATGCGGTTGAAGCGCTGGAAGGCACCGGTATTCCGGTTATCGCTGACGGCGGTATCCGCTTCTCTGGTGACATCGCCAAAGCCATCGCCGCTGGCGCTGCTGCCGTGATGGTGGGCTCCATGCTGGCCGGTACGGAAGAATCTCCGGGTGAAATCGAGCTCTACCAGGGCCGTTCTTACAAATCTTACCGTGGTATGGGTTCCCTGGGCGCGATGTCCAAAGGTTCTTCTGATCGTTACTTCCAGACCGATAACGCTGCTGACAAACTGGTACCGGAAGGTATCGAAGGCCGCGTGGCTTATAAAGGCCGTCTGAAAGAGATCATCCACCAGCAGATGGGCGGCCTGCGCTCCTGTATGGGTCTGACCGGCTGTGGTACCATTGACCTGCTGCGTACCAAAGCGGAATTCGTACGCATCAGCGGTGCGGGTATCCAGGAGAGCCACGTGCACGACGTGACGATCACCAAAGAGTCCCCGAACTACCGTCTGGGATCATGA
- the purN gene encoding phosphoribosylglycinamide formyltransferase produces the protein MKNIVVLISGNGSNLQAIIDACKQKKINGTIRAVFSNKADAFGLERAREANIPAHALEASQFAGREAFDRELVQEIDAYAPDVVVLAGYMRILSPAFVSHYAGRLLNIHPSLLPKYPGLHTHRQVLENGDEEHGTSVHFVTDELDGGPVILQAKVPVFEGDNEDDVTERVQTQEHAIYPLVVSWFVDGRLEMRDGAAWLDGVKLPPQGYAAEE, from the coding sequence ATGAAAAACATTGTGGTGCTCATTTCCGGCAACGGAAGCAATTTGCAGGCGATAATTGACGCCTGCAAACAGAAGAAAATCAATGGCACCATTCGGGCAGTATTCAGCAACAAGGCCGATGCGTTCGGCCTTGAGCGTGCGCGGGAAGCGAACATTCCCGCACACGCGCTGGAAGCCAGCCAGTTTGCCGGACGCGAAGCGTTTGACCGCGAGCTGGTGCAGGAAATTGATGCCTACGCCCCGGACGTTGTGGTGCTGGCCGGGTACATGCGCATTCTGAGCCCGGCATTTGTTTCTCACTATGCCGGACGTCTGCTCAATATCCACCCTTCCCTTCTGCCAAAATATCCCGGTCTGCATACGCACCGTCAGGTGCTGGAAAACGGCGACGAAGAGCATGGTACTTCCGTACACTTTGTCACCGATGAGCTGGACGGTGGCCCCGTCATTCTTCAGGCAAAAGTGCCGGTCTTTGAAGGCGACAACGAAGACGACGTGACAGAGCGCGTACAGACGCAGGAGCACGCCATATACCCGCTGGTGGTAAGCTGGTTTGTTGACGGACGTCTGGAGATGCGCGACGGCGCAGCCTGGCTGGACGGCGTGAAGTTGCCCCCGCAGGGTTATGCAGCCGAAGAGTAG
- a CDS encoding YfgG family protein, with the protein MHKRHRFNTRMTRIILLISFLFFFGRFVYSSIGAWYHHQDKIQSQQTSLNVDTSER; encoded by the coding sequence ATGCACAAACGACATCGATTTAACACGCGGATGACCCGCATTATACTGCTTATCAGTTTCCTGTTTTTCTTTGGCCGCTTCGTTTATTCCTCCATTGGTGCCTGGTATCACCACCAGGATAAAATCCAGTCGCAACAAACCAGCCTGAATGTTGACACATCCGAACGTTAA
- the purM gene encoding phosphoribosylformylglycinamidine cyclo-ligase: MTNKTSLSYKDAGVDIDAGNALVDRIKGVVKKTRRPEVMGGLGGFGALCALPQKYREPVLVSGTDGVGTKLRLAMDLKRHDTIGIDLVAMCVNDLVVQGAEPLFFLDYYATGKLDVDTAASVINGIAEGCLQSGCALVGGETAEMPGMYHGEDYDVAGFCVGVVEKSEIIDGSKVADGDVLVALGSSGPHSNGYSLVRKILEVSGCDPLTTELDGKPLADHLLAPTRIYVKNILALIENVDVHAIAHLTGGGFWENIPRVLPDNTQAVIDESSWQWPSVFNWLQSAGNVSSHEMYRTFNCGVGMVIALPASEADKAVKLLTEKGENAWKIGIIKASDSEQRVVIE; encoded by the coding sequence GTGACCAACAAAACTTCTCTCAGCTACAAAGATGCCGGTGTTGATATTGACGCAGGTAATGCGCTGGTTGACCGAATCAAAGGTGTGGTGAAAAAAACCCGCCGCCCGGAAGTGATGGGGGGTCTGGGTGGATTCGGCGCACTGTGCGCACTGCCGCAAAAATATCGTGAACCTGTTCTGGTCTCGGGGACTGACGGTGTAGGCACCAAACTGCGCCTGGCGATGGATCTTAAGCGTCACGACACGATCGGTATCGATCTGGTGGCGATGTGTGTGAACGACCTGGTAGTTCAGGGCGCTGAGCCGCTGTTCTTCCTTGATTATTACGCGACCGGCAAACTGGACGTGGATACCGCAGCCAGCGTGATTAACGGCATCGCCGAAGGCTGTCTGCAGTCTGGCTGCGCACTGGTAGGCGGCGAAACCGCTGAGATGCCGGGCATGTATCACGGCGAAGATTATGACGTCGCAGGTTTCTGCGTCGGGGTAGTAGAAAAATCAGAAATTATCGACGGCAGCAAAGTGGCTGACGGCGATGTGCTGGTTGCGCTGGGCTCCAGCGGTCCGCACTCAAACGGCTATTCCCTGGTGCGTAAAATCCTTGAGGTGAGCGGTTGTGACCCACTGACCACCGAACTTGATGGCAAGCCTCTGGCTGACCATCTGCTGGCACCGACCCGTATCTACGTGAAAAACATTCTGGCGCTTATCGAGAACGTTGACGTTCACGCCATTGCCCACCTGACCGGTGGCGGCTTCTGGGAAAACATTCCGCGCGTGCTGCCGGATAACACCCAGGCGGTGATCGACGAATCCTCATGGCAGTGGCCTTCCGTCTTTAACTGGCTGCAGAGCGCGGGCAACGTGAGTTCACACGAAATGTACCGTACCTTTAACTGCGGCGTGGGCATGGTCATTGCCCTGCCTGCAAGCGAAGCGGATAAAGCGGTTAAGCTGCTGACTGAGAAAGGTGAAAACGCGTGGAAAATCGGTATTATCAAAGCATCCGATTCCGAACAGCGTGTGGTCATTGAATGA
- the ppx gene encoding exopolyphosphatase, with protein MPINDDKAPRPQEFAAVDLGSNSFHMVIAREVDGAMQIIGRLKQRVHLADGLDERSMLSEEAMERGLNCLSLFAERLQGFSPSSVCIVGTHTLRQALNAPEFLKRAEKVIPYPIEIISGNEEARLIFMGVEHTQPEKGRKLVIDIGGGSTELVIGEDFEPRLVESRRMGCVSFAQMYFPGGTITRENFQRARMAAIQKLENLAWQYRIQGWNVALGASGSIKAAHEVLLEMGEKDGFITPERLVMLTEEVLKHKSFDALSLPGLSDERKAVFVPGLAILCGVFDALAIKELRLSDGALREGVLYEMEGRFRHQDIRSRTAQSLANQYNIDREQAKRVLETTVQMYDQWQEQNPKLAHPQLAALLKWAAMLHEVGLNINHSGMHRHSAYILQNSDLPGFNQEQQTMMATLVRYHRKAIKLDDLPRFTLFKKKQFLPLIQLLRLGVLLNNQRQATTTPPTLKLKTDDHHWTLSFPRDWFSQNALVLLDLEKEQQYWEAVTGWLLKIEEESSDVAA; from the coding sequence ATGCCGATAAATGATGATAAGGCCCCACGACCGCAGGAATTTGCCGCGGTCGATCTTGGTTCTAACAGTTTCCATATGGTCATCGCCCGTGAGGTGGATGGCGCGATGCAGATCATCGGTCGTCTGAAGCAGCGCGTGCACCTGGCCGATGGTCTGGATGAACGCAGCATGCTAAGCGAAGAGGCGATGGAGCGCGGGTTAAACTGCCTGTCGCTGTTTGCGGAACGTCTGCAGGGCTTTTCGCCCTCCAGCGTCTGTATCGTTGGAACCCATACGCTGCGCCAGGCATTGAATGCACCGGAATTTCTTAAACGCGCGGAAAAGGTCATCCCCTACCCGATTGAGATCATCTCCGGTAACGAAGAGGCGCGCCTGATTTTTATGGGCGTGGAACATACGCAGCCGGAAAAAGGCCGCAAACTGGTGATTGATATCGGCGGTGGCTCTACGGAGCTGGTGATTGGTGAAGATTTCGAGCCACGTCTGGTGGAAAGCCGTCGTATGGGCTGCGTCAGCTTCGCCCAGATGTATTTCCCTGGCGGGACGATAACCCGCGAAAACTTCCAGCGCGCGCGCATGGCCGCGATCCAGAAACTGGAAAATCTGGCGTGGCAGTACCGTATTCAGGGCTGGAACGTCGCGCTGGGTGCCTCGGGGTCGATTAAAGCGGCGCACGAAGTGCTGCTGGAGATGGGCGAAAAAGACGGATTTATTACGCCTGAGCGTCTGGTCATGCTCACCGAAGAAGTGCTTAAACACAAGAGCTTCGACGCCCTGAGCCTGCCAGGTCTTTCGGATGAACGTAAAGCGGTGTTTGTGCCGGGTCTCGCGATCCTGTGCGGCGTCTTTGATGCGCTGGCGATTAAAGAGCTGCGCCTCTCTGACGGCGCTCTGCGCGAAGGCGTGCTGTACGAAATGGAAGGTCGCTTCCGTCATCAGGATATTCGCAGCCGCACCGCACAAAGCCTGGCAAACCAGTACAACATCGACCGCGAGCAGGCAAAGCGGGTGCTGGAAACCACGGTTCAGATGTACGATCAGTGGCAGGAACAGAACCCTAAACTGGCGCACCCGCAGCTTGCCGCCTTGCTAAAATGGGCCGCGATGCTGCATGAAGTGGGGCTCAACATTAACCACAGCGGGATGCACCGCCATTCAGCATACATTCTGCAAAACAGCGATTTGCCGGGCTTCAATCAGGAACAGCAGACCATGATGGCGACGCTGGTGCGTTATCATCGCAAAGCCATCAAGCTCGACGATCTGCCGCGCTTTACGCTGTTCAAGAAAAAGCAGTTCCTGCCGCTCATTCAGTTGCTGCGCCTGGGTGTGTTACTGAATAATCAGCGTCAGGCCACCACCACGCCGCCAACGCTGAAACTCAAAACGGATGACCACCACTGGACGCTGAGCTTCCCGCGCGACTGGTTTAGCCAGAATGCGCTGGTCCTGTTGGATCTGGAAAAAGAGCAACAGTACTGGGAAGCGGTCACCGGCTGGCTGCTGAAGATTGAAGAAGAGAGTTCAGACGTCGCAGCATAA
- a CDS encoding EAL domain-containing protein, with translation MKILHFLKRNKDRWWALPLIVPVVLLPVFSMVNTYTQLGDGIVTLYYLPLSFLLALMSFFGLEAIPGIVLSLFFRYASSVGLFETCAGILHFLVPLVLSWGGYRVFAPRRNMTAYGDVRLMAQRLFWQAFCPATLFLVLFQFAVYLGVYESRQSLAGLNPLNIRTLINYQALLVSGLTGVPLCYLLIRLIRHPRYIKGLISQIRAQIDKKVTLVEFLLWTMVLAVLLSLLLVPMNENSSIFSTNYTLSLLMPVMLWGAMRFGYKLMSIIWTPVLLLAIHYFYHYIPLRPGYDIQLAITSSSYLVFSFVVIYMSMLATRQRAINIRSRRLALLDPVVHMPNLRALSRALAKTPWSALCLLRIPELEVLGRNYGVLLRIQYKQQLAQWINDTLQPDECVYHLTGCDLAVRLNSESHQQRIDTLDAHIKQFRFVWDGMPLQPQVGVSYCYVRSPVNHLYLVLGELGVIADLSLSTNHPENLQQRGAVHLQRSLKDKVAMMNRLQTALEQNAFTLMVQPVRGLRGDCYHEVLLRMPDENGILLSPEQFLPVAQEFGLSSRVDLWVLERTLSFLSRHRERLPGQRFAIKLAPSTVCRAQFPLDVSRLLAKYSVEAWQLIFEVTETSTCCNAELAVQTLRQLQKMGVRIAIDDFGTGYASYARLKSVDADILKIDGSFIRNIVSNSLDYQIVASICHLARMKKMLVVAEYVETEEIHSAVLALGIDYVQGCLIGEPVELESLAEAETPQVSA, from the coding sequence ATGAAAATTCTTCACTTCCTGAAACGAAATAAAGACCGCTGGTGGGCACTTCCCCTTATCGTGCCCGTTGTTTTGCTGCCCGTGTTTAGCATGGTGAATACCTATACTCAACTGGGTGACGGCATCGTAACGCTCTATTATCTGCCGCTCTCTTTCCTGCTTGCCCTGATGTCGTTTTTTGGGCTGGAGGCGATTCCAGGGATCGTCTTGTCGCTCTTTTTCCGGTACGCCTCATCAGTTGGACTGTTTGAAACCTGTGCTGGCATCCTTCATTTTCTTGTCCCTCTGGTGCTCAGTTGGGGCGGTTATCGCGTGTTCGCTCCCAGACGCAATATGACCGCGTACGGGGATGTGCGCCTGATGGCACAGCGTCTTTTCTGGCAGGCTTTCTGCCCAGCAACGCTGTTTCTGGTGCTGTTTCAGTTTGCGGTCTATCTCGGCGTTTATGAGAGCCGCCAGAGCCTGGCAGGGTTGAATCCACTTAATATTCGCACCCTTATCAACTATCAGGCACTGCTGGTGAGCGGGCTGACGGGCGTGCCGCTGTGCTACCTGCTGATCCGCCTGATTCGCCATCCCCGCTATATCAAAGGCTTAATTTCACAGATCCGCGCGCAGATAGACAAAAAAGTGACGCTGGTGGAGTTTCTGCTGTGGACGATGGTTCTGGCGGTGCTGCTGTCGTTATTGCTGGTTCCGATGAATGAAAACAGCTCTATTTTCAGCACCAACTACACGCTGTCATTACTGATGCCGGTGATGTTGTGGGGGGCAATGCGCTTTGGCTATAAGCTGATGTCGATTATCTGGACGCCCGTCCTGCTACTGGCGATCCACTATTTTTACCACTATATCCCGTTGCGGCCGGGCTATGACATTCAACTGGCGATTACGTCATCCAGTTATCTGGTCTTTTCATTTGTCGTGATTTACATGTCGATGCTGGCGACGCGTCAGCGGGCGATAAATATTCGCTCCCGCAGACTGGCGCTTCTCGACCCGGTGGTGCATATGCCGAACCTGCGGGCGCTGTCTCGCGCGCTTGCAAAAACACCCTGGTCGGCGCTCTGTTTGCTGCGCATTCCCGAACTGGAGGTGCTGGGCAGAAACTATGGTGTTCTGCTGCGCATCCAGTACAAACAGCAACTGGCGCAATGGATCAATGACACGCTGCAGCCTGACGAATGTGTTTATCATCTGACCGGGTGTGATCTCGCCGTCCGGCTCAATTCCGAGTCGCATCAGCAGCGCATCGATACGCTGGATGCGCATATCAAGCAGTTCCGTTTTGTCTGGGACGGAATGCCGTTGCAACCACAGGTCGGCGTGAGCTACTGCTATGTGCGCTCGCCGGTTAACCATCTTTATCTGGTTTTGGGTGAACTGGGTGTGATTGCGGATCTGTCGCTCTCGACCAACCACCCGGAAAACCTTCAGCAACGGGGAGCCGTTCATTTACAGCGCAGCCTCAAAGATAAAGTCGCGATGATGAATCGCCTGCAGACGGCGCTGGAGCAGAATGCGTTTACCCTGATGGTACAGCCGGTTCGGGGCCTGCGGGGCGATTGCTATCACGAGGTACTGCTGCGCATGCCGGATGAGAACGGCATACTGCTCTCTCCGGAGCAATTCCTGCCCGTTGCGCAGGAGTTTGGGCTGTCGTCCCGTGTCGACCTGTGGGTGCTGGAACGCACATTGAGCTTCCTGTCCAGGCACCGTGAGCGGCTACCGGGGCAGCGTTTTGCGATAAAGCTCGCTCCCTCAACCGTATGCCGGGCGCAATTCCCGCTCGACGTGAGTCGCCTGTTAGCAAAATATTCCGTCGAAGCGTGGCAGCTGATATTCGAAGTCACCGAAACGAGTACGTGTTGCAATGCTGAGCTGGCGGTACAGACTTTAAGGCAATTGCAAAAAATGGGCGTGCGCATTGCGATTGATGATTTCGGAACCGGCTACGCAAGCTATGCGCGGTTAAAGAGCGTGGATGCCGACATTCTGAAGATTGATGGCAGTTTTATCCGTAACATTGTCAGCAACAGTCTGGATTATCAGATTGTGGCGTCTATATGCCATCTGGCGCGGATGAAGAAAATGCTGGTGGTGGCGGAGTACGTAGAAACGGAAGAGATACATAGCGCGGTGCTCGCGCTAGGTATCGATTATGTGCAGGGCTGCCTGATCGGAGAGCCGGTTGAGCTTGAGTCACTGGCTGAAGCAGAGACGCCGCAGGTGAGCGCCTGA
- the guaA gene encoding glutamine-hydrolyzing GMP synthase, which translates to MTENIHKHRILILDFGSQYTQLVARRVRELGVYCELWAWDVTEAQIREFNPSGIILSGGPESTTEDNSPRAPQYVFEAGVPVFGVCYGMQTMAMQLGGHVEGSNEREFGYAQVEVVNDSALVRGIEDSLTADGKPLLDVWMSHGDKVTAIPSDFVTVASTESCPFAIMANEEKRFYGVQFHPEVTHTRQGMRMLERFVRDICQCEALWTPAKIIDDAVERIRQQVGDDKVILGLSGGVDSSVTAMLLHRAIGKNLTCVFVDNGLLRLNEAQQVMDMFGDHFGLNIVHVEGEQRFLDALKGENDPEAKRKIIGRVFVEVFDEEALKLEDVKWLAQGTIYPDVIESAASATGKAHVIKSHHNVGGLPKEMKMGLVEPLRELFKDEVRKIGLELGLPYDMLYRHPFPGPGLGVRVLGEVKKEYCDLLRRADAIFIEELHKADLYNKVSQAFTVFLPVRSVGVMGDGRKYDWVVSLRAVETIDFMTAHWAHLPYDFLGRVSNRIINEVNGISRVVYDISGKPPATIEWE; encoded by the coding sequence ATGACGGAAAACATTCATAAACATCGCATCCTCATCCTCGATTTTGGTTCTCAGTACACTCAGCTGGTGGCGCGTCGCGTGCGTGAACTGGGCGTTTACTGTGAACTGTGGGCGTGGGATGTTACGGAAGCACAGATTCGCGAATTCAACCCAAGCGGCATCATCCTGTCCGGCGGCCCGGAAAGCACCACCGAAGACAACAGCCCGCGCGCGCCGCAGTACGTGTTTGAAGCGGGTGTGCCGGTGTTCGGCGTGTGCTACGGTATGCAGACCATGGCGATGCAGCTGGGCGGCCACGTTGAAGGATCAAACGAGCGTGAGTTTGGCTACGCACAGGTCGAAGTCGTCAACGACAGCGCGCTGGTGCGCGGTATCGAAGACTCCCTGACCGCAGACGGCAAACCGCTGCTGGACGTGTGGATGAGCCACGGCGACAAAGTCACCGCTATCCCGTCTGACTTCGTCACCGTTGCCAGCACCGAAAGCTGCCCGTTCGCGATCATGGCGAACGAAGAAAAACGCTTCTACGGCGTACAGTTCCACCCGGAAGTAACCCACACCCGTCAGGGGATGCGCATGCTGGAGCGCTTCGTGCGTGATATCTGCCAGTGTGAAGCCCTGTGGACCCCGGCAAAAATCATCGACGACGCCGTTGAGCGTATCCGCCAGCAGGTTGGCGATGACAAAGTGATCCTCGGCCTTTCCGGCGGCGTTGACTCCTCCGTCACCGCAATGCTGCTGCACCGCGCCATCGGCAAAAACCTGACCTGCGTCTTCGTGGACAACGGTCTGCTGCGTCTGAACGAAGCCCAGCAGGTCATGGACATGTTCGGTGACCACTTCGGTCTGAACATCGTTCACGTGGAAGGCGAGCAGCGCTTCCTGGACGCGCTGAAAGGCGAGAACGATCCGGAAGCGAAACGTAAAATCATCGGCCGCGTCTTCGTGGAAGTGTTCGACGAAGAAGCGCTGAAGCTGGAAGACGTCAAGTGGCTGGCGCAGGGCACCATCTACCCGGACGTGATTGAATCCGCGGCTTCCGCAACCGGTAAAGCACACGTCATCAAATCTCACCACAACGTGGGCGGCCTGCCGAAAGAGATGAAGATGGGGCTGGTTGAACCGCTGCGCGAGCTGTTCAAAGACGAAGTACGTAAGATCGGCCTGGAGCTGGGTCTGCCATACGACATGCTCTACCGTCATCCGTTCCCTGGGCCTGGTCTGGGTGTGCGCGTGCTGGGCGAAGTGAAGAAAGAGTACTGCGACCTGCTGCGTCGTGCGGACGCGATCTTCATTGAAGAGCTGCACAAAGCTGACCTGTACAATAAAGTGAGCCAGGCGTTCACCGTGTTCCTGCCGGTTCGCTCTGTTGGCGTTATGGGCGATGGTCGTAAATACGACTGGGTTGTCTCCCTGCGCGCGGTAGAAACCATCGACTTTATGACCGCGCACTGGGCACACCTGCCGTATGACTTCCTGGGCCGCGTGTCTAACCGCATCATCAACGAAGTGAACGGTATTTCCCGCGTGGTGTATGACATCAGTGGTAAGCCACCGGCTACCATTGAGTGGGAATAA